The Gardnerella leopoldii genomic interval TTCCATCTCAAAGAAAACGGCACGAATGTATCAACGGAGATCACTGCAGGTCTCACTACATTCTTCGCAATGTCGTACATTATCATCGTAAATCCAAATGTATTAAAAGAAACTGGTATGCCATGGGGTGGCGTGTTCTTAGCAACAATTATTGCTGCTATTATTGGCACGCTTGTTATGGGCTTATTTGCCAACGTGCCTTATGCTCAGGCTGCTGGTATGGGCTTAAATGCATTCTTTACGTTCACAGTCGTAAAAGGCTTAGGCTTTAGTTGGCAGCATGCAATGTGCATGGTGTTCTTATGCGGTTTAATTAACATTATTATTACCGTTACTAAAATTCGTAAAATGATTATTCGTGCCATCCCGACTTCGTTACAACACGCAATCGGCGGTGGCATTGGTTTATTTGTGGCTTATGTTGGCATGGTGAACGTTGATTTGATTAAGTTCACTCCAAAGGATGACAAAGCTGCAAAAGTTGCGTCTCATTTTGGTGCAGCTCCTGCAATTCCAGGTCTTGCTGTTTTAAAGAACCCAGTATTGTGGTTGTTCCTCATTGGATTGCTTTTGGCAATCGTGCTTACTGTGTTGAATGTTCGTGGATCTTTGCTTATTTCCATTGTTGTTACTGCATTAATCGGTATTCCAATGGGACTTACAACCATGAGCAATTCTGTTTCAGTTTCAGAAGCTTTTAATAATTTGCCAACTACTTTCTGCGCAATATTTAGTGACAAAGGCTTCTCAACGCTGTTTGCAGACCCTTCGCGTGTTCCGCTTGTTTTGATAACGATTTTTGCATTCTCAATGTCTGATACTTTCGACACCTTGGGTACCTTCATTGGCACTGGTCGTCGTACAGGTATCTTCTCTGAGGCTGACGAAAAAGCTCTTGAAAACGGCTCCGGTTTTAGTTCCAAGATGGATCGCGCTTTGTTCGCTGATTCCATCGCAACTTCTGTTGGTGCAATTTTCGGTACTTCTAATACCACTACTTATGTAGAGTCTGCTGCAGGTATTGGTGCTGGTGGTCGTACCGGTTTGACTTCCGTAGTTGTGTCTATTTGCTTCGCGCTTTCTATAGTGCTTGCTCCTGTAGTTTCCGCTGTTCCTGCTGCTGCAACTGCCGGTGTGCTT includes:
- a CDS encoding NCS2 family permease; translation: MEKFFHLKENGTNVSTEITAGLTTFFAMSYIIIVNPNVLKETGMPWGGVFLATIIAAIIGTLVMGLFANVPYAQAAGMGLNAFFTFTVVKGLGFSWQHAMCMVFLCGLINIIITVTKIRKMIIRAIPTSLQHAIGGGIGLFVAYVGMVNVDLIKFTPKDDKAAKVASHFGAAPAIPGLAVLKNPVLWLFLIGLLLAIVLTVLNVRGSLLISIVVTALIGIPMGLTTMSNSVSVSEAFNNLPTTFCAIFSDKGFSTLFADPSRVPLVLITIFAFSMSDTFDTLGTFIGTGRRTGIFSEADEKALENGSGFSSKMDRALFADSIATSVGAIFGTSNTTTYVESAAGIGAGGRTGLTSVVVSICFALSIVLAPVVSAVPAAATAGVLVVVGCMMASSLKEIAWDDISEAIPAFFAAVFMAFSYNISYGIAAGFIMYCLVMTCKKRAKEVHPMLWIVSLLFLLDFVANAVL